The following coding sequences are from one Roseburia hominis A2-183 window:
- a CDS encoding ABC transporter permease, giving the protein MYAFYKVTWPEIKSGVFSGFLMAVTMSLDDFSIAFFTKGAGVNTLSTMLYTELRKGVCPELYALSTILFAFLLLLVMNRRSDRIAGNHAGIH; this is encoded by the coding sequence GACCTGGCCGGAGATCAAATCCGGTGTATTTTCCGGATTCCTGATGGCGGTTACCATGTCGCTCGACGATTTTTCCATCGCCTTTTTTACCAAAGGTGCCGGCGTCAACACCCTGTCGACGATGCTCTACACAGAGCTGCGCAAGGGGGTGTGCCCGGAATTGTACGCCCTGTCAACCATTTTGTTTGCATTTCTTCTGCTTCTTGTCATGAACCGCCGTTCGGACAGAATCGCCGGGAATCATGCCGGTATCCATTAA